A single region of the Strigops habroptila isolate Jane chromosome 3, bStrHab1.2.pri, whole genome shotgun sequence genome encodes:
- the LOC115604772 gene encoding endosome-associated-trafficking regulator 1-like, with translation MSWLLDTSGTMERVCPESQGLEDDDDDDGELSCSCHSVCPPPQSKSYESLSDNQVEDLGEAIPFSLNSMHSHMVKDEGEKNRIYAEKLAEYAQELEEEAQESQTPFYKDMKRLGSLSEDEEHSWACRFPVHQRSHILRTASMASCGSYDSFHCSTGNHLGIDAFVPWAHASDPYLGYPECTKGAEPHMLYEEAIGDRQFPSLQLTNDMLREENTMIRRVVKSMQSSMKSQVCMIQKLERQLKASLAKEERDAQELQSFIQRSEWNLQLMTQRALEAESNVEKLKQKIFVLQGELESSKAEIENLKAGQTPDLGAMKHNIDFALQNLHKIIMGANWSIKQLASGAESLHFVVEVLESTGKIHEVEAEKEP, from the coding sequence ATGTCATGGCTGCTTGACACCTCGGGGACAATGGAGAGGGTCTGCCCAGAATCTCAAGGTTTGGAAGATGACGATGATGACGATGGTGAATtgagctgctcctgccactCTGTATGTCCCCCACCCCAGTCCAAGAGCTATGAGAGTTTGAGTGATAATCAGGTGGAGGATCTAGGAGAAGCCATCCCATTTTCCCTAAATTCTATGCACTCTCACATGGTGAAAGAcgaaggagagaaaaatagaatataTGCTGAGAAGTTGGCTGAGTATGCACAAGAGCTTGAGGAGGAAGCTCAGGAGTCTCAGACACCATTTTACAAAGACATGAAAAGGCTTGGCAGCTTGTCCGAAGATGAGGAACACAGCTGGGCCTGTCGCTTTCCTGTGCATCAAAGGTCACACATTCTCCGAACTGCAAGTATGGCATCGTGTGGCTCCTATGACTCTTTCCATTGTAGCACAGGCAATCACTTGGGGATTGATGCCTTTGTCCCATGGGCCCATGCCAGTGACCCTTATCTGGGGTACCCAGAGTGCACCAAGGGAGCAGAGCCCCACATGCTGTATGAGGAAGCCATCGGGGACAGGCAGTTCCCATCGCTGCAGCTGACCAACGACATGCTCAGAGAGGAGAACACCATGATCAGAAGGGTGGTGAAGAGCATGCAGAGCTCCATGAAAAGCCAGGTGTGCATGATACAGAAGCTGGAGAGGCAGCTGAAGGCCAGCCTGGCCAAAGAGGAGAGGGACGCCCAAGAGCTGCAGTCCTTTATCCAGCGGAGTGAGTGGAATCTCCAGCTAATGACCCAGCGGGCTCTGGAGGCAGAAAGCAACGtggaaaagctgaagcagaagatCTTTGTTCTCCAGGGAGAGCTCGAGAGCTCCAAGGCAGAGATTGAAAACCTGAAAGCAGGCCAAACGCCCGACCTGGGCGCAATGAAGCACAACATAGATTTTGCCTTGCAGAACCTCCACAAGATAATAATGGGCGCAAACTGGTCCATCAAACAGCTCGCCTCTGGAGCAGAGTCGCTGCATTTTGTTGTTGAGGTCCTTGAATCTACTGGCAAAATTCATGAAgttgaagcagaaaaagagcCATGA
- the KCNJ4 gene encoding inward rectifier potassium channel 4 isoform X2, whose translation MIQRAMGSVRVNRYSIVSTEEDGHKVSALGSMNGHSRNGKGHAPRRKHRNRFVKKNGQCNVYFANLSNKSQRYMADIFTTCVDTRWRYMLMIFSAAFLVSWLFFGFLFWCIAFFHGDLNAPAVGSSPSLLKPCIMHVNSFLGAFLFSVETQTTIGYGFRCVTEECPLAIMAVVVQSIVGCVIDSFMIGTIMAKMARPKKRAQTLLFSHHAVISVRDGKLCLMWRVGNLRRSHIVEAHVRAQLIKPYMTEEGEYLPLDQRDLNVGYDVGLDRIFLVSPIIIVHEIDEESPLYGIGKEELETENFEIVVILEGMVEATAMTTQARSSYLASEILWGHRFEPVVFEEKNHYKVDYSRFHKTYEVAGTPCCSARELQESKMTILPSPPPPSAFCYENELALVSQDEDEDDDEVGVVLGGSTKEEGGVIQMMDFGSHLDLERLQATLPLDTISYRRESAI comes from the exons ATGATACAGCGAGCCATGGGCAGCGTCCGAGTCAACAG gtACAGCATCGTCTCGACCGAAGAGGATGGACACAAGGTCTCTGCACTGGGCAGCATGAACGGGCACAGCCGGAATGGGAAGGGCCATGCCCCCCGGCGGAAGCATCGCAACCGTTTTGTGAAGAAGAATGGCCAGTGCAATGTCTACTTTGCCAACCTGAGCAACAAATCTCAGCGCTACATGGCCGACATCTTCACCACCTGTGTGGACACGCGCTGGCGGTACATGCTTATGAtcttttctgctgccttcctggtCTCCTGGCTCTTCTTCGGCTTCCTCTTCTGGTGCATCGCTTTCTTCCATGGTGACCTCAACGCACCAGCAGTGGGAAGCAGTCCCTCTCTCCTCAAGCCCTGCATCATGCACGTGAACAGCTTCCTAggggcttttcttttctcagtggAGACACAGACAACCATTGGGTATGGCTTCCGCTGTGTGACTGAGGAATGCCCGCTGGCTATCATGGCAGTTGTGGTCCAGTCCATTGTGGGCTGTGTTATTGACTCCTTCATGATTGGCACTATCATGGCCAAGATGGCAAGGCCCAAGAAGAGGGCCCAGACTCTCCTCTTCAGTCACCATGCAGTCATCTCCGTGCGGGATGGCAAACTGTGCCTCATGTGGCGGGTGGGCAACCTGAGGAGGAGCCACATTGTGGAGGCCCATGTCCGAGCTCAGCTCATCAAGCCCTACATGACAGAGGAAGGGGAATATCTCCCACTGGACCAGCGGGACCTAAATGTGGGCTATGATGTGGGCCTTGATCGTATATTTTTGGTCTCACCTATTATTATCGTTCACGAGATTGACGAGGAGAGTCCACTTTATGGGATTGgcaaggaggagctggagacAGAGAACTTTGAGATTGTTGTTATCCTTGAGGGAATGGTGGAAGCCACAGCCATGACCACACAAGCACGAAGCTCTTACCTCGCTAGTGAAATCCTTTGGGGTCATCGTTTTGAACCAGTTGTGTTTGAGGAGAAGAACCACTACAAAGTGGATTATTCACGCTTTCACAAGACCTATGAGGTAGCCGGCACACCTTGCTGCTCAGCCCGGGAGCTGCAAGAAAGCAAGATGACTATCCTACCTTCTCCCCCACCTCCCAGTGCCTTCTGCTATGAGAATGAGCTGGCTCTTGTCAGTcaagatgaagatgaagatgatgacGAAGTGGGTGTGGTGTTAGGAGGCAGCACTAAGGAGGAGGGAGGCGTCATCCAGATGATGGATTTTGGAAGCCACCTGGACCTGGAGCGGCTCCAGGCAACTCTACCCCTAGATACAATCTCATACCGCAGGGAATCAGCCATCTAA
- the KCNJ4 gene encoding inward rectifier potassium channel 4 isoform X1 — protein sequence MLALHHGWSRRQPSAGLGYSIVSTEEDGHKVSALGSMNGHSRNGKGHAPRRKHRNRFVKKNGQCNVYFANLSNKSQRYMADIFTTCVDTRWRYMLMIFSAAFLVSWLFFGFLFWCIAFFHGDLNAPAVGSSPSLLKPCIMHVNSFLGAFLFSVETQTTIGYGFRCVTEECPLAIMAVVVQSIVGCVIDSFMIGTIMAKMARPKKRAQTLLFSHHAVISVRDGKLCLMWRVGNLRRSHIVEAHVRAQLIKPYMTEEGEYLPLDQRDLNVGYDVGLDRIFLVSPIIIVHEIDEESPLYGIGKEELETENFEIVVILEGMVEATAMTTQARSSYLASEILWGHRFEPVVFEEKNHYKVDYSRFHKTYEVAGTPCCSARELQESKMTILPSPPPPSAFCYENELALVSQDEDEDDDEVGVVLGGSTKEEGGVIQMMDFGSHLDLERLQATLPLDTISYRRESAI from the coding sequence gtACAGCATCGTCTCGACCGAAGAGGATGGACACAAGGTCTCTGCACTGGGCAGCATGAACGGGCACAGCCGGAATGGGAAGGGCCATGCCCCCCGGCGGAAGCATCGCAACCGTTTTGTGAAGAAGAATGGCCAGTGCAATGTCTACTTTGCCAACCTGAGCAACAAATCTCAGCGCTACATGGCCGACATCTTCACCACCTGTGTGGACACGCGCTGGCGGTACATGCTTATGAtcttttctgctgccttcctggtCTCCTGGCTCTTCTTCGGCTTCCTCTTCTGGTGCATCGCTTTCTTCCATGGTGACCTCAACGCACCAGCAGTGGGAAGCAGTCCCTCTCTCCTCAAGCCCTGCATCATGCACGTGAACAGCTTCCTAggggcttttcttttctcagtggAGACACAGACAACCATTGGGTATGGCTTCCGCTGTGTGACTGAGGAATGCCCGCTGGCTATCATGGCAGTTGTGGTCCAGTCCATTGTGGGCTGTGTTATTGACTCCTTCATGATTGGCACTATCATGGCCAAGATGGCAAGGCCCAAGAAGAGGGCCCAGACTCTCCTCTTCAGTCACCATGCAGTCATCTCCGTGCGGGATGGCAAACTGTGCCTCATGTGGCGGGTGGGCAACCTGAGGAGGAGCCACATTGTGGAGGCCCATGTCCGAGCTCAGCTCATCAAGCCCTACATGACAGAGGAAGGGGAATATCTCCCACTGGACCAGCGGGACCTAAATGTGGGCTATGATGTGGGCCTTGATCGTATATTTTTGGTCTCACCTATTATTATCGTTCACGAGATTGACGAGGAGAGTCCACTTTATGGGATTGgcaaggaggagctggagacAGAGAACTTTGAGATTGTTGTTATCCTTGAGGGAATGGTGGAAGCCACAGCCATGACCACACAAGCACGAAGCTCTTACCTCGCTAGTGAAATCCTTTGGGGTCATCGTTTTGAACCAGTTGTGTTTGAGGAGAAGAACCACTACAAAGTGGATTATTCACGCTTTCACAAGACCTATGAGGTAGCCGGCACACCTTGCTGCTCAGCCCGGGAGCTGCAAGAAAGCAAGATGACTATCCTACCTTCTCCCCCACCTCCCAGTGCCTTCTGCTATGAGAATGAGCTGGCTCTTGTCAGTcaagatgaagatgaagatgatgacGAAGTGGGTGTGGTGTTAGGAGGCAGCACTAAGGAGGAGGGAGGCGTCATCCAGATGATGGATTTTGGAAGCCACCTGGACCTGGAGCGGCTCCAGGCAACTCTACCCCTAGATACAATCTCATACCGCAGGGAATCAGCCATCTAA